Proteins encoded by one window of Miscanthus floridulus cultivar M001 unplaced genomic scaffold, ASM1932011v1 fs_718_1_2, whole genome shotgun sequence:
- the LOC136532807 gene encoding coronatine-insensitive protein homolog 2-like — MGGEAEDGERRLGRVLSFGIPDTALGLVMGYVEDPWDRDAISLVCRHWCRVDALSRKHVTVAMAYSTTPERLFRRFPCLESLKLKAKPRAAMFNLISEDWGGSASPWIRQLSATFHFLKKLHLRRMIVCNDDINILVRAKAHMLVALKLDRCSGFSTASIALIARSCRKLETLFLEESNIDEKENDEWIRELATSNSVLETLNFFLTDLRASPEYLTLLVRNCQRLKTLKISECFMPDLVSLFRSAQTLQEFAGGSFEEQGQPVASRNYANYYFPPSLHRLSLLYMGTNEMQILFPYAAALKKLDLQFTFLSTEEHCQIVQRCPNLETLEVRDVIGDRGLQVVAQTCKKLQRLRVERGDDDQGGLEDEQGRISQVGLMAIAQGCPELTYWAIHVSDITNAALEAVGTCSKNLNDFRLVLLDREAHITELPLDNGVRALLRGCTKLRRFAFYVRPGALSDVGLGYVGEYSKSIRYMLLGNVGESDNGIIQLSKGCPSLQKLELRGCYFSEHALAMAALELKSLRYLWVQGFRSSPTGTDLMAMVRPFWNIEYIVPGQDEPCPEHQKQILAYYSLAGRRTDCPPWVTPLYPAF; from the exons ATGGGCGGCGAGGCCGAGGACGGGGAGCGGCGGCTGGGGCGGGTGCTGAGCTTTGGGATCCCGGACACGGCGCTGGGGCTAGTGATGGGGTACGTGGAGGACCCCTGGGACCGGGACGCCATCTCGCTAGTCTGCCGCCACTGGTGCCGCGTCGACGCGCTCAGCCGCAAGCACGTCACCGTGGCGATGGCCTACTCCACAACACCCGAGCGTCTGTTCCGCCGCTTCCCGTGCCTCGAGTCACTGAAGCTCAAGGCAAAGCCACGCGCGGCCATGTTCAACCTCATCTCCGAGGACTGGGGCGGGTCTGCGTCGCCGTGGATCCGACAGCTCTCGGCCACCTTCCACTTCCTCAAGAAGCTCCACCTGCGCAGGATGATAGTATGCAACGACGATATCAACATCCTCGTCCGCGCCAAGGCGCACATGCTCGTCGCGCTGAAGCTCGACCGCTGCTCCGGCTTCTCCACGGCCTCCATCGCACTCATCGCCCGCTCCTGCAG GAAACTGGAAACACTTTTCCTGGAAGAAAGCAATATTGATGAGAAAGAAAATGATGAATGGATCCGTGAGCTTGCTACGAGCAATTCTGTTCTTGAGACACTGAATTTCTTTCTGACAGATCTCAGGGCATCCCCGGAGTATCTTACCCTCCTTGTGCGCAACTGTCAAAGGCTGAAAACCCTGAAGATTAGTGAATGTTTCATGCCTGATCTGGTTAGTTTGTTCCGAAGTGCACAAACACTACAAGAGTTTGCTGGTGGTTCCTTTGAAGAGCAGGGTCAACCTGTGGCAAGTAGAAATTATGCGAACTACTATTTTCCTCCTTCACTGCATCGCTTGAGTTTGCTCTACATGGGAACAAATGAGATGCAGATACTGTTTCCATATGCTGCTGCACTTAAGAAGTTAGACCTTCAGTTTACATTCCTTTCCACAGAGGAACACTGTCAGATAGTTCAGCGCTGCCCCAATCTGGAAACCTTAGAG GTGAGGGATGTCATAGGGGATCGTGGACTACAAGTTGTTGCACAGACCTGCAAGAAATTGCAGAGGCTCAGAGTAGAGAGAGGAGATGATGATCAAGGAGGTCTTGAGGATGAACAAGGTAGGATTTCACAGGTTGGGTTGATGGCTATAGCCCAAGGCTGCCCTGAGTTGACATACTGGGCAATACATGTATCGGACATTACAAATGCAGCTCTAGAGGCGGTTGGTACATGCAGCAAAAATCTTAATGATTTCCGCCTTGTCCTTCTTGATAGAGAAGCACATATAACTGAATTGCCACTGGACAATGGGGTTCGTGCTTTGCTCAGAGGTTGCACCAAACTCCGGAGGTTTGCATTTTATGTGAGACCTGGGGCCCTATCTGATGTTGGTCTTGGCTATGTTGGAGAATATAGCAAGAGCATTCGTTATATGTTGCTTGGTAATGTTGGTGAATCTGATAATGGAATTATACAATTATCAAAAGGCTGCCCGAGCTTGCAAAAACTGGAGCTGAGGGGTTGTTACTTTAGTGAGCATGCTTTAGCTATGGCTGCACTAGAGCTTAAGTCACTGAGGTATCTGTGGGTGCAAGGATTCAGGTCATCTCCAACTGGAACTGATCTTATGGCAATGGTGCGCCCCTTCTGGAACATTGAGTATATTGTTCCAGGCCAAGATGAACCTTGCCCAGAGCATCAGAAACAGATTCTGGCATACTACTCCCTTGCTGGAAGGAGGACAGATTGTCCTCCATGGGTAACTCCACTTTACCCGGCATTTTGA